One region of Streptomyces sp. CG4 genomic DNA includes:
- a CDS encoding SpoIIE family protein phosphatase produces the protein MTGRSVAGQVFVLQVAIVLLLVVSAVVAQVLQVRRDSDLEAANRSLAVAESFANAPGTAAALRAPNPTAVLQPRAEAVRKATGVDFVVVMNTAGIRYTHPKPDRIGKKFVGTIGPALAGGTVTEHVNGTIGPLVQVVVPVKDSAGSVVGLVSAGITTAHVGGAAHQTLPLLISAAAAALVLATAGTALVSRRLLRQTHGLGPYEMTRMYEHHDAVLHAVREGVLIVSGDGRLLLANDEAHRLLGLPADAERRSVLDLGLDAETATLLASGRVATDEVHLVKDRLLAINQRPTELRGGPAGSVTTLRDSTELRALSGRAEVARERLNMLYDAGVGIGTSLDVTRTAEELAELAVPRFADFATVDLFDAVLQGEEPKPGTALRRTACGGIREDSPLYPVGERIRFVPTSPQARSLTTGQSVLVPRLRDAPGWRAQDLERTDQVLAYGIHSMITVPLRAGSLLLGVANFWRAEKPQPFDAEELELAEELVARAAVSIDNARRYTREHSMAVTLQRSLLPRSLPEQGALEIAYRYLPAQSGVGGDWFDVLPLSGARVALVVGDVVGHGLHAAATMGRLRTAVHNFSALDLPPDELLGLLDELVGRIDQDETAADGSAAITGATCLYAVYDPVSRRCTVARAGHPPPALVHPEGRVEFPEVPAGPPLGLGGLPFETAELELAEGSRLVLYTDGLVEDRERDIDTGLDMLSDALNGTPGASPEETCRAVLGRLPARPSDDVALIVARTRVLGAGRVAEWQVPSEPAAVSEVRSAVTRQLADWGLEELVFTTELMLSELVTNAIRYGRPPIVVRLLRDRTLICEVCDRSTTSPHLRYAASTDEGGRGLFLVAQLAERWGTRYIPNGKIIWAEQPLP, from the coding sequence ATGACCGGACGCAGCGTCGCCGGGCAGGTGTTCGTCCTCCAAGTGGCGATCGTGTTGCTGCTGGTCGTCTCGGCGGTGGTGGCGCAGGTGCTCCAGGTGCGGCGCGACAGCGACCTGGAGGCAGCGAACCGTTCCCTCGCCGTCGCCGAGTCCTTCGCGAACGCGCCCGGCACGGCCGCCGCGCTGCGCGCCCCGAACCCCACCGCCGTGCTGCAGCCCCGTGCGGAGGCGGTCCGCAAGGCGACCGGGGTGGACTTCGTCGTCGTGATGAACACCGCCGGCATCCGCTATACGCACCCCAAACCCGACCGCATCGGCAAGAAGTTCGTCGGCACGATCGGCCCGGCGCTGGCCGGGGGCACGGTCACCGAGCACGTCAACGGCACGATAGGCCCACTGGTGCAGGTCGTGGTGCCGGTGAAGGACTCCGCCGGATCGGTGGTGGGCCTGGTGTCGGCGGGGATCACCACCGCGCACGTGGGCGGGGCCGCCCACCAGACACTGCCCCTGCTGATCTCGGCGGCAGCGGCGGCGCTCGTGCTGGCCACCGCGGGCACGGCTCTGGTCAGCAGACGGCTGCTGCGCCAGACGCACGGCCTGGGACCGTACGAGATGACCCGGATGTACGAGCACCACGACGCGGTGCTGCATGCGGTCCGGGAGGGGGTGCTGATCGTCAGCGGTGACGGGCGGCTGCTGCTCGCCAACGACGAGGCGCACCGGCTGCTGGGCCTGCCGGCGGACGCCGAGCGGCGCAGTGTGCTGGACCTGGGCCTGGACGCGGAGACGGCGACGCTGCTGGCCTCGGGCCGGGTGGCCACGGACGAGGTGCACCTGGTCAAGGACCGGCTGCTGGCGATCAACCAGCGCCCCACCGAGCTGCGCGGCGGCCCGGCGGGCAGCGTCACCACACTGCGCGACTCCACCGAGCTGCGCGCCCTGTCGGGCCGTGCGGAGGTGGCGCGCGAGCGGCTGAACATGCTGTACGACGCCGGGGTGGGCATCGGCACGAGCCTGGATGTGACCCGTACCGCCGAGGAGCTGGCCGAGCTGGCGGTGCCCCGGTTCGCGGACTTCGCGACCGTGGACCTGTTCGACGCGGTCCTGCAGGGCGAGGAGCCGAAGCCGGGCACGGCGCTGCGCCGCACCGCCTGTGGCGGCATCCGCGAGGACTCCCCGCTGTATCCGGTCGGCGAGCGGATCCGGTTCGTGCCCACCTCGCCGCAGGCCCGCAGTCTGACCACCGGGCAGTCGGTGCTGGTGCCGCGGCTGCGCGACGCGCCCGGCTGGCGGGCGCAGGATCTGGAGCGCACCGACCAGGTGCTGGCGTACGGCATCCATTCGATGATCACCGTGCCGCTGCGGGCGGGCAGTCTGCTGCTGGGGGTGGCGAACTTCTGGCGTGCGGAGAAGCCGCAGCCGTTCGACGCCGAGGAGCTGGAGCTCGCCGAGGAGCTGGTGGCGCGGGCGGCGGTGTCCATCGACAATGCCCGCCGGTACACGCGCGAGCACAGCATGGCGGTGACCCTGCAGCGCAGTCTGCTGCCGCGCTCGCTGCCCGAGCAGGGCGCGCTGGAGATCGCCTACCGCTATCTGCCGGCGCAGTCCGGGGTGGGCGGCGACTGGTTCGACGTACTGCCGCTGTCCGGTGCCCGGGTGGCGCTGGTGGTGGGGGACGTGGTGGGGCACGGGCTGCACGCGGCGGCCACCATGGGCCGGCTGCGCACCGCGGTCCACAACTTCTCCGCGCTGGACCTGCCGCCGGACGAACTCCTCGGTCTGCTGGACGAGCTGGTCGGCCGGATCGACCAGGACGAGACCGCGGCGGACGGCTCCGCGGCGATCACCGGCGCGACCTGCCTGTACGCGGTCTACGACCCGGTCTCGCGGCGCTGCACCGTGGCCCGGGCCGGCCATCCGCCGCCCGCGCTGGTGCACCCCGAGGGCCGGGTGGAGTTCCCGGAGGTGCCCGCGGGGCCGCCGCTGGGCCTCGGTGGGCTGCCGTTCGAGACGGCCGAGCTGGAGCTGGCGGAGGGCAGCCGGCTGGTGCTGTACACCGACGGGCTGGTGGAGGATCGTGAGCGGGACATCGACACGGGTCTCGACATGCTGTCTGACGCCCTGAACGGCACACCGGGCGCCTCGCCGGAGGAGACCTGCCGCGCGGTGCTGGGCCGGCTGCCGGCCCGGCCCAGTGACGACGTCGCGCTGATCGTCGCCCGTACCCGGGTGCTCGGCGCCGGCCGGGTCGCCGAGTGGCAGGTGCCGTCGGAGCCGGCGGCGGTGTCCGAGGTGCGGTCCGCGGTGACCCGGCAGCTCGCCGACTGGGGCCTGGAGGAGCTGGTCTTCACGACGGAGCTGATGCTGAGCGAGCTGGTCACCAACGCCATCCGCTACGGGCGGCCCCCGATCGTCGTACGGCTGCTGCGCGACCGCACGCTGATCTGCGAGGTCTGTGACCGCAGCACGACCTCGCCGCATCTGCGGTACGCGGCGAGCACCGACGAGGGTGGCCGGGGCCTGTTCCTGGTGGCGCAGCTCGCCGAGCGCTGGGGTACCCGGTACATCCCCAACGGCAAGATCATCTGGGCGGAGCAGCCGCTGCCGTAG